Sequence from the Corallococcus sp. EGB genome:
CGCCTCCAGGCGGCGGAGGAAGCGGTCGGTGCGCCAGTCCTTGCCCAGCTCCACGCAGGCGCGGGCCAGGTTCTTCTGGTGCTCCTTGAGCTTGGCCTCGAAGCGCTCGAAGAGCGTGAAGGCGTCCGCGGTGCTGCCCGCGAAGCCGGCGAGCACCTGCCCCTCGCCCAGCTTGCGCACCTTGCGCGCGGTGTTCTTCATGATGGTCTTGTCGAGGCTGACCTGGCCGTCGCCCGCGATGACGACCTTCCCGTCGCGGCGAACGCAGAGGATGGTGGTGCCGTGGAACATGACCGGGGGTTTAACAAGCCGGACCGCCTCCGACTCGGAAAAACCGCCTGCTTGTCCGCTCTCGCACCCTGGAGGGCGCTCAGGTCGCGGTCGCCGTCATCCAGCGGCGCACCAGCTTCACCAGGGCAGCCTTCTTCGCCTTGACCGTCTTCGCGTCCGGCAGCGTGACGACGCCCCGGTCCGGCGCCAGCCACTCCACCAGGCCGGAGTCATCCTCGAAGGCAAAGTCCTTCGTGCCCTTCACCTTCGCGCCCCGGTGGAGGATGACCTGGAAGATGCCCTTGGGGGCCAGGCGGAACGTGACGCGGTCGTCACCGGAGTGCACGAAGCTGGGGGCCTTCCACTTGATGCGCTCGGTGATGGCGGAGTCGGACGCCAGGATGGCCTGGCGCACGGCTTCGATCTCCGCCTTCAACGGGTGCTCGAGTTCCGCCATGAACTGTTCGACTTCGTCGCTGCGGTTCGCCATTGGCATCCACTCTGCTCAGCTCACGCGCGCGGGTGCGCGGCGTCGTAGACCTCTTGCAACTGCTCGAAGGTCACGTGGGTGTACTTCTGCGTGGTGGACAGGCTCGCGTGCCCCAGCAGCTCCTGGATGCTGCGGATGTCCGCGCCTCCGCCCAACAGGTGCGTCGCGAACGAGTGGCGCATCGCGTGCGGGCTCACCTTGCGCGCCAGGGCCAGCTTCAGCACGTACGCGTCCAGGTGCCTCGCGATGCTCCGGGGCGTGAGCCTGCCGCCGCGGAAGTTCAGGAACAGCGCGTCCGGATCCTGCCCGTCGTGCACCGTCGCCAGCAGCTCCCCGCGCCGCTGGAGATAGGCCTCCAGGCACTGGATGGCCTTCGCGTTGAGCGGCACGAGCCGCTCCTTGCTGCCCTTGCCCATCACCCGGACGATGCGGCTGCTCCGGTCCACGCCCAAGAGGTCCAGTCCGCACAGCTCGCTGATACGCAGGCCGCCGCCGTAGAGCATCTCCAGGATGGCCTTGTCGCGCAGCCCCAGCACCGTCTTCACGTCCGGCATGTCGAGGATCGCGAACACCTCCTCCACCGGCAGCACCTTGGGCAGCGACTTCGGCAGCTTGGGGCTCTTCACCAGCTTGGCCGGACTGGCGGACAACAGCTTCTGCCGCACCAGGTACTTGTAGAAGGACTTGATGCTCGCCAGCCGCCGCGCGCGGCTCGAGGGCGCGTGGTCCACCGCCAACGTGCCCAGGTACCCACGGATGGCTGCGTGCGTGCCCGCGAGCAGCGACAGCTTCATCCGCTCCACGAGGTAGCGCTCATAGTCCACCAGGTCGATGAGGTAGTTGCGCACCGTGTGCGGTGACGCGCTCCTCTCGTTCTCGAGGTGGACCTTGAACTGCTCCAGCAGCGGGGACAGGGTCGACATGGTCGGGGAAGCCTAGGGGCCTCCCCGAGCCTCGCAAGATTCGCGTCGCGCCGCGAGCCCGCTGCTACTTCGCGGGCGCCGGAGCGGGCGCAGCGGCCGGAGCCGCCCCCGAGGGAGCAGGCGCGCCCGGCAGCTCGGACGGCACCAGCTTGGGGAGCAACATGCGGCAGGCGTCCTCGGACAGCCAGTGGTACGTGCACAGCCACTCCGTGACGGGCACGCGCACCTGCCAGCCCAGGATGAAGAGGATGAGCAGCGTGAGCCCGAGCCGGGCCCCGAACGACATGCGCTCGCCCTCGTCGTCCTCCTCCGTGTGGCGCAGCGCACCGCGCACCAGGTCCACGTGGTCCACGCGCGCGCCCTGGGGCAGCTTCGGCTTGCGGGTGATGAGCGTCGCCACGCCGCGCGTCAGCATCAGCCGGTCGTTGAGCGCCCAGCCGGAGCCCTCCAAGAGCAGCGCGAGGTTGCGCTGACGCAGCTTCAGCCAGCCCAGCAGGCCCGCGGGCGCCATCACCACGATGGCCAGGATGGTGGCCGCGGTGATGACGTCCACCAGCGTGAGTGACTTCACCTGCGTGAGGATGAACGCCAGCGAAGAACCGAGCGCCGCGAACGCGATGCCGCCCGCCGCGAGCACGCCCGCGATGCCGCCTCCCGCCGCGGGCGCCGCACCCGCCGCGGCCGGAGCCGCCGGGGGTGGAGGCGCGGACACCGTCTGCTTGTAGCCGGACTCCAGCGACGCATCGAATTCCTTCTCACCCGACGCGGCCAGCCCCTCCACCTTGCTGGTGATGAACTTGCCGATGCGCATGAACGGCATGGTCATCGACTCCCAGAGCGACACGGGCTGGCGGACGACCTGCGTGACGATGGCGTCGCTCTCCTTGCCGTCCACGTCGTAGAACACGCCGCGCTTGCCCATGACGAGCTCCGTGCTGCGGCCCGCGGTGACGGGCACCGCCACCTCGTAGCTGTCCGCCGCCGCGTCCCGGGGCATCACCTTCACGTAGAGGATGCAGGTGGTCCCCTGCCCCGTCAGCGCCGCGTGCGCCGCGCGGTCCGTCACCAGCACGGACAGCGTGTACTTGCGCCCGCCCAGGATGAGCGTGCCCTTCTCCATCAGCGCCCGCCGCTTGGGCAGGTACAGGTTGGGCATGCTGATGAAGTTGTTGGCGAACAAGAGCAGCCAGCGCTGGTACAGCACCAGCCGCTCCAGCTCCGCGATGACGTCCAGCGTGGGCTTGAGCGCCAGGTCCTCGCGGCTCACCGCCTCCAGCGCGTCCAGGTCCTCCTCCGACACAGTCCCCAGCGTGTCCGCCACCGCGTGCAGGGGGCTCGCGTCGCGCTTCGCCTGCCAGCCGAGGATGGCCTCCGCCTTCGCGGACAGCTCGCGCCAGGCCGTGTCCGTCAGCTTCGTGCCGTCGCCCAACAGCGGCGTCGCCACCTCCTGGTGGAAGGCCTCCAGCTTCTCATAGGCGGCGCCGCGGTACAGCCGCGCCCACACCAGCACGCCGGCCGGATCCGGCGCCGCGATGGGCAGCTCGTTCGCGGCCTTCCCCATGGCGCCCAGGTCACCCAGCGCGCCCTCCACGCGGTCCGCGCGCAGGCGCAGGCTGGCGGCGGCCTCCGGCTGCGCGGCCACCAGGCGGCACTGCATGAAGTAGCCCTCCAAGAGCGGCGCCACGTCATGCACGCGCTTCGCCTGCTCCAGACTCGCCGTGCCCCAGGTGAAGACGGCATCCCGTCCACCGAGGTGCGCGAGCAGCGCCGTGCGCTCCTCGCGGAAGCGCTTCACCAGGCCCACATCCACGCCCGCCAGGCCCGCGCGGTTCGTCACCTGCGGGAAGGCCGCGATGATGGACTGGGCCAGGGGCCGCAGCCGCTCCGGCAGCGTCACCGGCGCGATGATGCCGTCGCCATTCTTCCCCGCGTCGCGCAGCGCCTTGTCACTGGTGCGCAGCTGCTCCAGCGACAGGCGTGTCGTGTCCGGCGCGTTCAGCGTGCGCAGCACCAGCTCCGCCGCGCCCCTCAGGTTGGCCGCCGTGTCGGAGAGCGCCGACAGCTCCAGCACGTCGCTGCTCGCGTCCGCGCCCTTGCGGTCCTTCAACCGCGCCGCCGTCCAGTCCACCGCGGCGCGAAGCTCCTC
This genomic interval carries:
- the hslV gene encoding ATP-dependent protease subunit HslV — its product is MFHGTTILCVRRDGKVVIAGDGQVSLDKTIMKNTARKVRKLGEGQVLAGFAGSTADAFTLFERFEAKLKEHQKNLARACVELGKDWRTDRFLRRLEALLIVADKEKTFILSGAGDVIEPDHGIAAVGSGGHYALAAARALQAHSQLSAREICTQAMAIAADICVYTNANVSYEEL
- a CDS encoding DUF1801 domain-containing protein, whose translation is MANRSDEVEQFMAELEHPLKAEIEAVRQAILASDSAITERIKWKAPSFVHSGDDRVTFRLAPKGIFQVILHRGAKVKGTKDFAFEDDSGLVEWLAPDRGVVTLPDAKTVKAKKAALVKLVRRWMTATAT
- a CDS encoding tyrosine recombinase XerC, which codes for MSTLSPLLEQFKVHLENERSASPHTVRNYLIDLVDYERYLVERMKLSLLAGTHAAIRGYLGTLAVDHAPSSRARRLASIKSFYKYLVRQKLLSASPAKLVKSPKLPKSLPKVLPVEEVFAILDMPDVKTVLGLRDKAILEMLYGGGLRISELCGLDLLGVDRSSRIVRVMGKGSKERLVPLNAKAIQCLEAYLQRRGELLATVHDGQDPDALFLNFRGGRLTPRSIARHLDAYVLKLALARKVSPHAMRHSFATHLLGGGADIRSIQELLGHASLSTTQKYTHVTFEQLQEVYDAAHPRA
- a CDS encoding kinesin, whose translation is MAQLVYRRYGGSLQVDIPDFNTLTEAVRIPATQWMALACPMEGIACDPRFLTLMDADGNRRIRVEELRAAVDWTAARLKDRKGADASSDVLELSALSDTAANLRGAAELVLRTLNAPDTTRLSLEQLRTSDKALRDAGKNGDGIIAPVTLPERLRPLAQSIIAAFPQVTNRAGLAGVDVGLVKRFREERTALLAHLGGRDAVFTWGTASLEQAKRVHDVAPLLEGYFMQCRLVAAQPEAAASLRLRADRVEGALGDLGAMGKAANELPIAAPDPAGVLVWARLYRGAAYEKLEAFHQEVATPLLGDGTKLTDTAWRELSAKAEAILGWQAKRDASPLHAVADTLGTVSEEDLDALEAVSREDLALKPTLDVIAELERLVLYQRWLLLFANNFISMPNLYLPKRRALMEKGTLILGGRKYTLSVLVTDRAAHAALTGQGTTCILYVKVMPRDAAADSYEVAVPVTAGRSTELVMGKRGVFYDVDGKESDAIVTQVVRQPVSLWESMTMPFMRIGKFITSKVEGLAASGEKEFDASLESGYKQTVSAPPPPAAPAAAGAAPAAGGGIAGVLAAGGIAFAALGSSLAFILTQVKSLTLVDVITAATILAIVVMAPAGLLGWLKLRQRNLALLLEGSGWALNDRLMLTRGVATLITRKPKLPQGARVDHVDLVRGALRHTEEDDEGERMSFGARLGLTLLILFILGWQVRVPVTEWLCTYHWLSEDACRMLLPKLVPSELPGAPAPSGAAPAAAPAPAPAK